The Alosa sapidissima isolate fAloSap1 chromosome 6, fAloSap1.pri, whole genome shotgun sequence genome window below encodes:
- the LOC121711137 gene encoding ankyrin repeat and SOCS box protein 2-like — MKLDHLHNFPTSEATRSYSFTCSDGTRCVAWRRYDGTFYTTQEPEVTADPLTTAVTSGSVDTLLELLQTRQHLREESIQGYRPVHLAAIHGQEECLRILLTVQPEVIDQRDKQQKTPLFLAVENDHMACVEYLLEKGADINIGNKDRETALHKACEQENADVVELLLTYGAGVNRACCRGWTPVHEAVCRNNVEICGMLLRAGANLNQRNSYGITPFFLAAQTGSQEVLTFLMNNGADVNFQMSDGATALFEASKNGHGSAVKLLLARKADANKSTKTQLLPLHVAAQHGHLEVVSMLLPVTSEERIRQSGISPLHLAAQYNEDEVLEVLLQAGYDANAPLSPDRSSMYQDRRTTALYFAVANGNLDAAEMLLEAGANTNQDTFNPLLVAVRQGNIQMVRLLVEHGADVNARMPNCQLAFPAVVLLCVRYPAMLKLLLDHGCDAQACFQCQCGSNSHPPAKGLRKDDLGLQREGPCMQFCEMISAPSVCGWAGPIIDLLQDYVGHVKLCSRLKQLLDSRQDWVGVKERAKNPPSLRHLCRQQIRQEAGLQRLLLLRTLPLPRRLIRYLHYDE; from the exons ATGAAGCTTGACCACTTGCATAATTTCCCAACGTCTGAGGCGACTAGAAGTTACTCTTTCACCTGCAGTGACGGAACACGATGTGTTGCATGGAGAAGATATGATGGAACCTTCTACACAACCCAAGAACCTGAAGT GACTGCAGATCCACTGACCACCGCAGTCACAAGTGGCTCAGTGGACACACTGCTGGAGCTGCTGCAGACCAGACAGCATCTTAGAGAGGAGAGTATTCAGGGATATCGCCCAGTGCACTTGGCAGCCATCCACGGGCAGGAGGAATGCCTTAGGATCTTGCTGACAG TCCAGCCAGAGGTCATTGATCAGCGTGACAAACAGCAGAAAACACCACTCTTTCTGGCTGTGGAGAATGACCACATGGCCTGTGTGGAATATCTTCTGGAGAAAGGAGCTGACATCAACATAGGCAATAAAGACAGAGAAACTGCCCTACACAAAG CTTGTGAGCAGGAGAACGCAGACGTGGTGGAGCTGTTGTTGACCTACGGCGCCGGGGTGAACAGGGCCTGCTGCCGAGGCTGGACGCCTGTTCACGAGGCGGTGTGCCGCAACAATGTGGAGATCTGTGGAATGCTTCTGAGGGCTGGGGCCAATCTGAACCAGAGGAACAGTTATGGCATCACGCCTTTCTTTCTAGCAGCACAGACCGGCAGTCAAGAGGTCTTGACTTTCCTCATGAACAATG GTGCTGATGTGAACTTCCAAATGAGCGATGGAGCCACTGCTCTGTTTGAGGCCTCCAAAAATGGCCATGGCAGCGCGGTGAAGCTGCTTCTCGCTCGCAAAGCTGATGCCAACAAGTCCACCAAAACACAGCTGCTGCCCCTACATGTCGCAGCCCAGCATGGACACCTGGA GGTAGTGAGCATGCTGCTTCCGGTCACCAGTGAGGAGAGAATCAGACAGAGTGGCATCAGCCCTCTTCACCTGGCAGCCCAGTACAACGAGGATGAGGTCCTGGAGGTCCTCCTTCAGGCTGGATATGATGCCAATGCCCCGCTCTCTCCGGACCGCTCGTCCATGTACCAGGACCGTCGGACCACAGCTCTGTACTTTGCGGTCGCTAACGGCAACTTGGATGCAGCTGAGATGCTGTTGGAAGCCGGTGCCAATACAAACCAAGACACGTTCAACCCCCTTCTGGTGGCCGTGAGGCAGG GGAACATCCAGATGGTGCGATTGCTTGTGGAGCACGGGGCCGACGTCAATGCCCGGATGCCTAACTGTCAGCTAGCATTCCCTGCCGTGGTGCTGCTGTGCGTGAGATACCCAGCCATGCTGAAGCTCCTGCTGGATCACGGCTGCGATGCCCAGGCCTGCTTTCAGTGCCAGTGTGGCTCTAATTCACACCCACCTGCCAAAGGGCTCCGCAAGGACGACCTTGGGCTCCAGAGGGAGGGGCCCTGCATGCAG TTCTGTGAGATGATCTCTGCTCCCTCAGTCTGCGGCTGGGCAGGTCCCATCATTGACCTCCTCCAGGACTACGTGGGACACGTGAAGCTCTGTTCCAGACTCAAACAACTGCTAGACAGCCGCCAGGACTGGGTTGGAGTAAAGGAAAGGGCTA AGAACCCTCCATCCCTCAGGCATCTGTGCCGGCAGCAGATCCGCCAGGAGGCTGGTCTTCAGAGGCTGCTGCTCCTCCGCACGCTCCCTCTTCCCAGAAGACTAATCAGATACCTCCACTATGATGAATGA